The sequence AGCCGTGTGCCGCGTAGTTGGCCTGGTTCCACGTGATCCACGCCAGTGCCTGCTCCCTGGTCTTTGGCGCGGAGTAGTAGGTCATCACCGCCGGATCGCCCAGCAGTGCGGCCATCGCATCCAGATCGTCCTCGGTCATCTCCCGGAAGCACAGCCGGGCGGTAGCAGCAGGAAGCACGTCCCGACCGTACCGGCCCGAGGACCTGGCCTCCTCAGTGACCCGGTACCGGCCCCCGGGCGCAGCCATCTGCAGCGCTGTCTCCAACGGAGGTAACTTCCGGGATCGGAGAGAAGTCACAGATTGGCTCCGATCCCGGAAGGTACCTCCGATGCGCCAATGACGCGCGTCAAATACCCTAGGGGGGTATCCTTTGTGCCAGGACGGCGATGGAGGGAGTCACCCGGATGAATATCGGAACCGATCGGTCCCACGAGGCGCACCACGACGGTGCGGATCACGGCGATCACCAAGGCCACGGCGGCCACGCTGACCACCAGGACCACACCGGCCACGGGGGCCACGGCGACCACGTCGCCCAGTTCCGCCGGTTGTTCTGGATCATGCTCGTGCTCGCAGTCCCGACGGTGGCGCTGAGCCCGATGTTCGCCGAACTCCTCGGCTACACCCCACCCGCCGGTACCGCCTGGATCCCGGCGGTCCTGGGCACCGTCATCTTCTCCTGGGGCGGCTGGCCGTTCCTCACCGGTGCAGTCGACGAGCTCCGTGCCAGGGCGCCAGGGATGATGCTGCTGATCGGCACCGCGATCACCGTTGCGTTCGCCTCCTCGCTGGCCGCCACGGTGGGACTGCTCGCGCCTGACCTGGAGTTCTGGTGGGAGCTGGCGCTGCTGGTGGTGATCATGCTGCTCGGGCACTGGATCGAGATGGGTTCGCTGGCGCGCACCTCCTCGGCGCTGGACAGTCTCGCCCAGCTCCTTCCCGACGAAGCGGAACGGCTCGAGACCGACGGGAGCTCCGCCGTCGTGCCGGTCGCAGAACTGACCACCGACGACCTGGTGATCGTCCGCCCCGGTGGGCGCATCCCCGCCGACGGCGAGGTCACCGAAGGCCGCGCCCACGTGGACGAGGCGATGATCACCGGCGAGTCCACCCCAGTGGCGCGCCAGGCCGGGGACCAGGTAGTTGCCGGCACCGTAGCCACCGACTCTGCGCTGCGGGTCCGGATCACCGCAGTGGGGGAGAGCACTGCGCTGGCCGGGATCCAGCGGATGGTCACCGAGGCACAGTCCTCCACCACCAAGGTGCAGCGCCTCGCCGACCGCGCCGCCGGCTGGCTGTTCTACTTCGCCTTCGGAGCTGCTGTGCTCACCGCGATCGCCTGGCTGCTCCTGGGCAGCCCGGCCGACGCTCTCACCCGGGTGATCACGGTGCTGGTGATCGCCTGTCCGCATGCGCTCGGCCTGGCGATCCCGCTGGTGGTCTCCATCTCCACCGAACGTGCCGCCCGCGCGGGGGTCCTGGTCAAGGACCGGCTCGCGCTGGAGCGCGCCCGCACAGTGGACATGGTGCTCTTCGACAAGACCGGCACGCTCACCACCGGCTCACCCGTCCTCACCGGCATCACGACGGCGGAGGTCGGCTCGGGCGTGATCGGTTCCGTTGACGAGATGCTCGCCTGGGCCGCTGCCGCCGAGTCGGACAGTGAGCATCCGCTCGCGCGGGCGATCGTCGCCGCTGCGGCCGAGCGTGGGCTCGAGCTGCCCGGCGTGAGCAACTTCCAGGCGCTGACCGCCAGTGGTGTCACGGCTCAGATCGACGGGCGCGAGGTCCGGGTGGGCGGCCCGCACATGATCGGCGAGCTGGGCCTCGAGCCGCTGGCGGAGACCTCCGCCTGGGGTGAACGGGGGCGGACCGTGCTGCACGTGCTGGTCGAGGGACAGATCGTCGGTGCGCTCGCCCTGGCGGACGAGGTGCGGGCGGAGTCGCGGCAGGCAGTGGCTGAGTTGCACGAGCAAGGAGTGGGCGTGGCGATGGTCACCGGTGACGCCGAGCCGGTGGCCCGCGCGGTGGCTGCGGAGCTGGGCATCGACCAGGTCTTCGCCCAGGTCCGCCCGGAGAACAAGAGTGCCAAGGTCGCCGAGCTGCAGGAACAGGGCCGGACCGTGGCGATGGTCGGCGACGGGGTGAACGATGCCCCGGCGCTCGCTCAGGCGGATGTGGGCATTGCGATCGGCGCCGGCACCGATGTCGCGGCAGCCTCGGCGGGGGTGATCTTGGCCGGCGACGACCCGCGCAGCGTGCTCTCCGTGCTGCGCTTGTCCGCGGCGAGCTACCGTACGATGCAGCAGAACCTCTGGTGGGCCTCGGGCTACAACCTGGTGGCTGTGCCGCTGGCGGCCGGCGTGCTGGCCCCGGTCGGGTTCGTGCTGCCGATGGCGGTGGGTGCGCTGCTGATGAGCGCTTCGACCGTGGTGGTGGCGCTGAACGCGCTCCGGCTGCGCCGCCTGGATCTGCAGCCCGCCTGACTCCCGCCCGGCCCGCCGCCCTGCCCGCCGCCCGCCCGGCCCGCCGCCGGGGCGCGGTTGAATCCATGCACTCGCTACTTCGCCCGCCGATTCGACCACTCAGTGATCGGACCGACGGGCGAACTCTCGAAGCGCTGCGACCTAGAGGACGGCCTTGAGGAACTCCTTGGTGCGGTCGTGCGTCGGGTTGGAGAACATCACGTCCGGCTCGGCGTCCTCGATGATGTGTCCGCTGTCGAACATCAGCACACGGTGCGAGACGTCCTGAGCGAACTGCATCTCGTGGGTGACGATCAGCATGGTGATGTCGGTGGACTCCGCCAGGTCACGGAGCACGTTGAGCACATCGCCCACCAGCTCGGGGTCCAGGGCGGAGGTCACCTCGTCCAGCAGCAGGATCTCCGGGTCCATCGCCAACGCACGGGCGATGGCCACCCGCTGCTGCTGACCGCCGGAGAGCCGGGTCGGGTGCTGGTCGGCCTTGTCCTTCAGGCCCACCTGGTCGAGCAGTTCCAGGCCACGATTGCGGGCCTCTTCTTTGCTCTTCCCGAGGACGTGTACCGGCGCCTCGATGATGTTCTCGATCACGCTCATGTTCGGGAAGAGGTTGAACTGCTGGAACACCATCCCGATCCGACGGGTCAGCTTGGCGACATCCTTGGGCCGCCGTGCCACTCGCTTGCCGTTCGACTCGAGGTGGGTGAGCGGAACGCCATCGACCGAGATGTAGCCACCGGTGAGTGACTCCAGGGTCATCACCAGGCGCAGGATCGTCGTCTTCCCGGAACCCGAGGGCCCGATCAGGGTGACGCGCTGGCCGCGCTCGACCTGGAAGTTGAGGTCGTTGAGCACGGTCAGGTCGCCAAACTTCTTGACGACGTTGTCGAAGGTCAGTGCCGGAGCACCCGGCACCGGCTGCAGGGATTCGTCAGTAGGTGGCAAGACGGTTCTCCAGTTTCCGCATCAGGACGGCAGTGGGGTAGCTCGCCACCAGGAAGATGAGGCCGGCGAGAGTGATGGACTCGAAGTAGCTGAAGTTGTTCGCGCCGAGGTCCTGGGCCACGGTGACGAGCTCCGGTACCGAGATCATGATCAGGAACGGGGTGTCCTTGAACATCGCGATCGCCCAGTTGCCGAGCGAGGGCACAGTGGCCCGCAGCGCCTGCGGGATGATGACTGCCTGCCAGGTCCGAGTCTTCGACATCGACAACGCCGTGGCAGCCTCCCACTGACCGGGACGAATCGACTCGATCCCGGCCCGGTAGGACTCGGCCATGTAGGTGGAGTAGTGGATTCCGAAGACCACGATCCCGATCGACAGGGTGGAGACGTCGGTAGCGATCAAGAAGGAGTACACCGCCGCCAGCTGCAGCGGGATCGGGGTCATCCGAATGATGTCGAGGATCCGGAAGACGACGGCCGAGACCGGCCGAGGTCCCTCCCGGAGGAGGATCGCCCAGACGATCCCGAGCACGGCGGCGGCCACCGAAGACACCACGGTGACCAGCAAGGTGATCTTGACGAACGCCTCAAGCAGGTCCGGCAGCATCTCGAGGGCTAGGCCCATGTCCCATGACATATCAGTTCACCCCCGCCAGTGCCGCTGCCCGTTTCGCTTGCTTGCCGCTCGGCGGCTTCAGGCCCAGCTTGCGCTGCGCGTGCCGCTCGAGGATCCGCATCCCGCTGGAGAGCAACTGGTTCAGTGCGTAGTAGAGGGCGAAGGCGATTCCGAAGGCGAGCAGCTTGCCGATGGTCCGGCGCAGATCGTCGGCCACGAACGTGATGTCGTGCAGGAAGATGAAGCTCGCCAGTGCGGTGCCCTTGACCAGCATCACCAGCAGGTTGTTCAGACCGGGGAGCATCAGTGCCCAGCCTTGCGGCCAGATGATCCGAACCATTCGGTGCACCGGGTTCATCGAGAGTGCGACCGTGGCCTCCCACTGCGCCTTCGGAACAGCGGCCAGCGAGCCGCGGACCACCTCAGCGCCGTAGGCACCGTAGTTGAGGCCCAGGGCGAGGATCCCGGCTGGGATGGGTTCGAGGTCGAGCCCGAGCTGTGGGAAGACGAAGAAGAAGAAGAAGAGCTGCACCACCAGCGAGGTGCCGCGGAAGAACTCCACGACGACGCGTCCTGGAGCCCGTAGCCAGAGGTGCTCACTGAGGGTGAGCAGACCTAGGACTACGGAGATCACAAAAGCCAGGACGGCGCCGCCCAGGCCGAGCTGGAGAGTAATCACCAGCCCGTCCAAGAAGCGCGGCGCCGCCAGGCTCAGTTGGTCGAGGAGACCGTCCACGGTAGAGCTACTCAGCCTTCGACTTCGGGGAGGTCCCCGTTGCAGAGCATCTCGGTGGTGACGTCCTCCGGCGGGAACTCAGCGTCGGTGAAGCCGAACTCGCCAGCGATGCCCACGAAGTCTTCGGCACTGCCGACTACGCTGTGGTACGCCTCGTTGTACGCGTCCCGGAGTTCCTCGTCGCCCTGCGCGAACACGGTGGCACCGGCACCGACCTGCTCCACGCCGTTCACCACGGCGACGAACGGATCGGTCACCTCGACCGGAGCATCGGCATTGCGCTCGGCCAGGGCCCGCAGCGAGATACCGGTGAGTGCGAATGCGTCGGCGCGCCCGGCGACCACGGCCTCCAGGCCGTCCTCAGGGGCGTCCACCGTCATCAGGTCGATACCGGTGTCCTCGGCGTAGCCCTGCTCGATGGCCGCGGTCATCGCTGCCACCGTGAGGTCAGTGCCCTCCATGTCCTGCATGGTCTGCAGGCCTTCGGGGTTGCCCTCCGGCACCATCAGCGCCGTGGTGTAGCTGATCTCCGGGTCGCTGAAGAGTGCGTTCGCACAGCGGTCCGGAAGAATCGACATACCGGCGGACACGGCATCGAAGCGGCCGGCGTTCAAGCCCGGGATGAGTGAGTTCCAGTCCACGACGGTGGCCTCGACGGTATCGATGCCCATCTCGGCGAACACTGCTTCGTGCAGGGCGATCGTGGCCCCCGTGGGCTCACCGGAGTCATCGAGGAAGCTGTAGGGCTCCTCGCCGGCGATACCGACGGTGATGGTGCCGGAGTCCTGAAGCTCGGCGAGGTGGCCGTCGCCAGCCTCACTCTCGCCGCCGCCGTCGCCGTCGCCACAGGCGGCTAGCCCGAGAGCGAGGGCACCCGCGGTCGCCGTCACTGCGACCGTACGTCGCATCCTATTTGCCATCATGGTCCCTTCGGTTGGACGAGGGCGTCGCCTGGTGGTCCTCCCCAGTGGAGAGGTCCACTCCAAAGTATCGAAAGGACCGCGCAATTGGGCAGGATTCATCCGACGGGCTACGCCGACAGGTCGTGATGCCTGGTAACGCTAGGGAACCTCACCCTCAGCCTCAACCGGAACATTCGTCGGCGCGCCGCGGTTTCCTGCTCTGATCCGCATGCTCTCGGCGTAGTGACATCTGGCGGGATCCTGCCAATTTCGGGACCTTGAGCCAAAGGCGGAGCGCAGGCAGAATCGGCCTTCGGCATCGTTACGGTGTTGAAACAATCTCCACAACTCCGAAGGTATTGACGGGGACTTCATTGACTATCACTTGACCGAGGGTGGGTGAGGGTCCGAGCGTGAGCACCTCCTGCCGCCTGATCCCTCGCCGCTCTCGTCGCTCGTCGGTGCTGGACCGCTGGCCCGCGATCGACCGGATCGTGGCAGCATGGAGCGATGGGAGACTCGCTCTGGCTGACCGGTGATGACGCTGCCGACCGCTTGCTCGCATCCGACCCGCTCGCGCTACTGATCGGGATGTTGCTCGACCAGCAGGTCGCTATGGAGACCGCGTTCGCCGGGCCGGCCAAGATCGCCGACCGGATGGGGGAGCTCAGCGCAGAAGGGATCGCCGTGGCGGACCCGGACGAGTTCGCCACGCTCTGTGCCACTCCGCCCGCTGTGCACCGGTTTCCGGGGTCGATGGCGGGGCGGATCCAGACGCTCTGTCAGGTGCTGGTCAGTGAGTACGACGGCGATGCGGCGGCTGTGTGGACCCGCGACGAGCCTACCGGCGCGGAGATCCTCCGCCGGCTCAAGGCACTCCCTGGCTTCGGGGACCAGAAGGCGAAGATCTTTCTCGCGCTGCTGGGCAAGCAGCGTGGCGTGCGGGCGCCCGGCTGGCGTGAGGAGGCGGGCGCGTACGGCGACGAGGGTGCTCGTCGCTCGATCGCTGACGTCCGTGACGCCGAGTCGCTGGTGGAGGTCCGCGCCACGAAGAAGGCGGCGAAAGCGGCGGCGAAGGCTGCTAAATCGCGCTGACCACCAGGCGGCGGGCAGGTGGCCAAGCGGCGGGCAGGCGGCCAGGTGAGAGGGTCGCTCGGCCGCCAGGAGGGCGTTCGTTACCGGGCCCGGTGAGGCGATACCCGCGAGCACTACTCACTGCAGGAAGTAACGACTGATTCGATTCAACCCGATGGTCGATTCAGTCCCGTGGTCGATTCAACTCGGTCGTGGGGCGGCGTGGACGGGATTGTCGCGGGAATCACACCGAATGTTCACGAAACGATTCGACCGTGGTCACATGGACCGAGCACAATAGGACCTGGGTCGCTTTGCGCCCCCATTATCCTGCCCGCGCGCCGGTCCCGTCTCATCCGGCCGCCTCGGCCCGCCCCGCCTGCTCCCCGGAATGCTGCCCTGTGACTACTGACGCCTCCGTTCGCCCCGCTATGTCCGCCGTCGACGGCGCCCCGCACCGTGCCCCGGTGGAGGAGACCTCCGCTGTGGTCGCCGCTGCGGGCGTTACTGACGCCCCCGTCGCCACTGACGCCCCCGTCGCCACGGCCCCCACCCCTGACGCTCCAGCCACTGCGACACCGGCACCCCCGGCGCGCCGGCGATCCTCCACGGTCAAGCTCGTCCTCCTCCTCGGCGCGATGGCCGCCCTCGGGGCATTGACCACGGACATGTATCTCCCCTCGCTCCCGGAGGTGGTCGTCGACCTCGCCGCCGGTGAGGCCTCGGTGCAGTTCACCATCACCGCCACGCTGATCGGTGGTGCACTCGGCCAGTTGCTGATCGGCCCGCTCTCCGACCGGTTCGGACGCCGGGCGCCGGTACTGGTCGGGGTGAGCGTGCACATCGTCGCCTCCCTGCTGTGCCTGTTCGCCCCGTCAGTGGCGCCGCTGATCGCGCTGCGGATCATCCAGGGGATGGGTAACGCGGCAGCGGCCGTCGTGGCCGTCGCGGTGATCCGGGACCGGCTGATCGGTGCGGAGGCATCCGCGATGCTCTCCCGGTTGATGCTGGTGATCGGTGTCGCTCCCTTGCTCGCCCCGACGATCGGCGGGCTGATCGCCTCGGTATGGGACTGGCGGGCGGTCTTCGTCGCCCTCGCGCTCTACGGGGTGGTGCTGGCGGTGATCGTGTGGAAGTTCTTGCCCGAGTCACTGCCGGCGGAGAAGCGGATCCGGTCCAACCGGGCAGTGGTCGGCTCCTACCGGGTGCTGCTGAAGGACCCGCAGTTCCTCGCCCTGGCGCTGCTGCCCGGTCTGGCGATGGCCGCGCTGTTCGCGTACGTCTCCGGCTCCCCGTTCGTGATCCGGGACGGCTACGGGCTGACCGAGCAGCAGTTCGCCATCCTGTTCGCGGTCAACGGCCTCGGCCTGGTGCTCGGTGCCCAGGTGAACGCAGCCCTAGTGCGCAAGTTCGCCCCGGTACGGATCATGCGCCTGGCGCTGCCCGCCTCAGTGCTGACCTCGATCGTCCTGCTGGTGATGGCGGCGACCGGTGCAGGCGGCCTGATCGGACTGTGCATCCCGCTCTGGCTGATGCTGGCGATCAACTCGCTGATCCCGCCAAACGCCTCCGCGCTGGCGCTGACCCGGCACGGGGAGCGCGCCGGTGCCGCGGCAGCGCTGATCGGCTGCTCCCAGTCCGGTGTCGCCGGGCTGGTGGCCCCGCTGGTCGGTCTGGTCGGCGCGAATGCTCTCGGCATGTCCGTGGTGATCGTCGGGGCGATGGTGGCCGCGCTCGCGGTGCTCGCCCTGGGCACTCCCGCCTACCGTCGCGGCGGCTGGGTGATCTGAGCCGCCCGGCCCAGCCGATCACCTGCCCCCTGGCCGCTCCGGTTCTCCGGAATGGCCAGGGGGTAGTCGTTTCTGCCCAGCAGAACAACGACGGCGCCGCTCACCTGGGCAGGTGAGCGGCGCCGTCGTACCGGGCACAGTAGGCCGAACCAGGCCGGCTCAGAACTGGCCGGCTCAGAACTGGCCGGCTCAGACCAGGCCGGCTCAGAACAGGCCGGCTCAGACCAGGCCGGCGGAGAGCAGGCCGGCTCAGACCAGGTCGCGGCCTTCCTTGCGGGCGGTGCGCCACTCGGAGAAGAACGCCTTGCAGATGACGAACAGCACTCCGGCCACCAGCACCGGCCAGATCAGCACGTACGCGGTGAGCAGCACGGTGGAGAGGGACATATCGGGCTCCTTTGTTGGCAGGGAAGTGGGTCAGCGGCCGGGGACCGCAGTCGCGTCGGAGGGCTCGTCCCCGTCGCGCAGCTCCGCGCTCGGATCGAAGTCGCCCACGCGCTGGGCGATCACGGCGAAGTCGAACCGGCTCGTGCTTCGCCAGGACAGTGCCACGCACACCAGCGTGGACACCGAGTAGGCGACCAGGGACGCGCTCAACGTGGCGTAGTCGTGCAGCGTGCCCAGTGCCCATGGTGCAGCGGCCAGCACGCCCAGTACCGCGACGATCTTGCCCACCTTGGCGCCGAAGAAGCCGAAGGCCATCAGCCCGAGCACCACGCCCACGCCGAGCACGGCCAGCACGTCCACGACGATCCCGACCGCACCGGCCATCGGGATCAGCTCGAAGCGCACCGGCAGGAAGCAGGCGATCGCGGCGATCACGGAGATCGTGAAGGCCTTGTTGGTGACCTTGTCCCAGTAGAAGCTCGCGATCACCGGGAACACCAGGGCACCCCACAGAGCGCCGACGAATACGAGCAGGTCCAGGATGTTCAGCTGCAGGCTGGCGAACGCCACGGCCGCGGCGGTGGCCACGATCATCGTCAGGCGTCCCACCAGCAACATCACCTTCGGGTCGGCCTTGTCCTTACCGGCCACGTTCTGCCCGTAGACGTCGGTCATCACGATCGAGGACAGCGCCGCCAGGTCCGAGTCCGCCGTGGAGGACAACGCCCCGATGATCATCACGAAGAACAGCACCAGCAGCACCGGTGGCAGGTACTGCGCCGCCATCTGCGGGATGATGTTGTTCAGGTCGCCGCCGGTGGGCTCAACACCCAGGTAGAGCGCGAGCACGCCGAGCATGCCGACGCCGATCACCATGGCGCCGTAGCCCACGGTCGCGGTGACGAAGGTCCGCTTGATCAGGTCCTCGCGGACGGCGAACAGCCGCTGGGCAATGGTCTGGTTGCCGATCGCATAGGCGAGCACGGCGGCGATATAGGGCGCTCCCTGGTGCAGGAACGCCTCGCTGGAGAAGAAGTTGCCTTGCTCGGCGGTGAGGTTGGCCCCGCCGGTCTCGAACGCCGTCGGGAAGTCGGCGGCGAAGAAGATGAACGGCACGATCACCGCTACGGCGCCGAGCATCGCGACCACCTGGACGAAGTCGGTGAGCACCGAGGCCCGAAAGCCCGACCACAGCGTGTAGAGCAGCACCCCGCCGGCAACCACGAATACGCCCTGGAGGAAGGTGAACGGGGAGAGTAGGGCGACCAGCGCACCACCGGCGATGAAGTTGGACATCAGGCTGATCACCGAGCCCACTACGTTCGATCCGGCCAGCATCAGCTGGCTGGACCGGCCGTGCCGGGCGAACATCACTTCGGCGAGCGTGTGTGCTCGTGGTGCCACCGCGCGGATGCGCTTGCCGAACGGGTAGATGAACAGGATCATCAGCGCGCCCCACAGCCCGTAGTGGATCGGGCCGGAGATGCCGTAGGTGTAGCCGGAGGTGGCCGAGGCGTACATCGACGAGGCCCAGATCCAGGTCGCCGTCATGCTCGCCGCCGAGACCCCGAAGCCGATCTTGTTGCCGGCGGTCATGTAGCCGTCGGCATTCTCCTGCTTCTTCCCGATCCGGGTGGAGATGAGGAACGTCCCGCCGTAGAACAACAGCAAGATGAGAACGACCGTGACCGCGCCGAGCGCGGTCGTAGACGGGTGAGCCACGAACACTTTCCTTTTGTCGGGGGATTCTTCTCTCGCGAGGGCGCCTGGACAGCACGAAAGCGGGTGCGGCGTGGTCCGGGCGCTGCGGACGCGCCGGCCTCGACCGCTGCCGAACCGGGGCGCTCACGGGGTGCTCTGGGTGTGCAGGCCTCTTGGCACTCACCTGATGCGAACTTGGTCAGTGGCTGTCCCACTCTTGACCAGAAAGCGGCGAATCCTTGGGATTCGCCTGCGGTCCGTTGATGACGCGCCTAGGGGCAGGCGGCTGCAGCCCATGGCAGTTCCGAACCATGACACGCGTTCGGTGTCCATTCAACTTTGCCTCCCTGCCCGCAGTGCGGTACGTACGCCCGCGTGCGCCGGCGCCGATGTTGGCGCGAGCGGTGGGAAAGGGGCACAGTGGAGGGATGAGCGCCACCACCACCTCGACCCCGATGTCGGAGGTTCTGCACCTGCAGCGATCCGCCTTCCACCGCGACGGACCCCCGTCGGCCGGCGTCCGGCGGGACCGCATCGACAGGTTCACCAGCGCCGTCGTCGCCCGCACCGACGAGCTGGTGGAGGCGATCTCCACCGACTTCGGCCACCGGTCCCCGGTCACGACCCTGGTCACCGACCTGGCCACGTTCGCGATCGAGGCGGAGCATGCTCGCGCCCGAGTGGCCGCCTGGATGCGCCCCTATCGCCCCTGGGGTCGAGTCGGATCGCTGGCGGCTCGAGCCGGCGGTCTGGACGCCGCCGTGCACCCCTCACCACTCGGTGTGGTGGGGGTGATGGGCATCTGGAACTTCCCGCTGAATCTCACCGCGATCCCGGCGGTGTCCGCGCTCGCAGCCGGCAACCGAGTGATGATCAAGATGCCCGAGCACCTGCCGCTCACCTCGGAGGTGTTCGCCAACGCCGTGCACGACGCATTCGACGTCGAGGAGATGGCCGTGTTGACCGGGGACGTGAGCGTCTCCCGCGAATTCGCCTCGTTGAACCTGGACCACCTGTTCTTCACCGGGTCCGCTCGGACCGGCTCGGCGGTGATGGCCGCGGCGGCGAAGCGCCTCACCCCGGTCACCCTCGAGCTCGGCGGGAAGAACCCGGTGGTGGTCTCGCCGGTCGCCGCCGAGAAGCGCTCGGTGCTGCGCCGCGCGGCCGAACGGGTGGCGCAGGCGCGGGTGGTGAACTCCGGGCAGGTGTGCATCTCCCCGGACGTGGTGCACGTACCCAGCTCGGCCACCCGGGCGTTCGTCCAGGACGTGTTCGCGACCTGGGGCGAGGTGATGCCGGAGATGTTCGCTGC is a genomic window of Ruania zhangjianzhongii containing:
- a CDS encoding aldehyde dehydrogenase family protein, yielding MSATTTSTPMSEVLHLQRSAFHRDGPPSAGVRRDRIDRFTSAVVARTDELVEAISTDFGHRSPVTTLVTDLATFAIEAEHARARVAAWMRPYRPWGRVGSLAARAGGLDAAVHPSPLGVVGVMGIWNFPLNLTAIPAVSALAAGNRVMIKMPEHLPLTSEVFANAVHDAFDVEEMAVLTGDVSVSREFASLNLDHLFFTGSARTGSAVMAAAAKRLTPVTLELGGKNPVVVSPVAAEKRSVLRRAAERVAQARVVNSGQVCISPDVVHVPSSATRAFVQDVFATWGEVMPEMFAADDVTTLIDDDAYERISALLEDAESKGAQVLSSVRSDESGQEALRAARILPPTVVLGVTEEMTISSEEVFGPVLAVHSYTDVDEVIDSLAEQPAPLVATWYGPDDADYRRFVSRTRSGGVARNDWALSQSLPGLPFGGVGGSGMGQYHGKFGFDTFSHHRTVASSNLPFSFASLAIPGDERIPAAVRSLLGQYRRIVARRLR